The Teredinibacter sp. KSP-S5-2 genome includes a window with the following:
- a CDS encoding integron integrase, which produces MKPSPFLERIRTELRTRHYSLKTEKTYLYWVRFFIHFHNKKHPKDMGNPEIERFLNYLATTRRVSAATQNQALCALVFMYRHVINQEIEGLNYGYAKRPRNLPTVLSHKEVNGVLSCLSGKYWLITAILYGCGLRVNEALRLRIKDIDFDNKSLFVFRGKGQKDRYTLLPTSLIDPIQKQIEKVKSIHAIDLSEGFGLSSVPSALFRKYQHSLSQFSWQYLFPSTTRCVHPYDGYECRHHIHDTAYSKQLRLAVRKSGIHKRVTAHTFRHSFATNLLLSGTDIRTVQDLLGHSDLRTTEIYTHVIGSRRAGTVSPMDRI; this is translated from the coding sequence ATGAAACCCTCTCCCTTTCTTGAGCGTATTCGAACTGAACTACGTACCCGCCATTACAGTTTGAAAACCGAAAAAACGTATCTTTACTGGGTTCGATTTTTTATTCATTTCCACAACAAGAAACATCCTAAAGATATGGGAAATCCAGAAATTGAACGGTTTTTAAACTATTTGGCCACCACTCGCCGTGTGTCTGCCGCCACTCAAAACCAAGCCCTATGTGCCCTCGTGTTCATGTATCGGCATGTAATAAACCAGGAGATTGAAGGATTAAATTATGGGTATGCGAAACGCCCAAGAAATTTACCCACGGTCTTATCTCACAAGGAAGTCAATGGAGTCCTTTCTTGCTTATCAGGTAAGTATTGGCTTATTACTGCGATCCTTTATGGTTGCGGACTAAGAGTGAATGAGGCGCTGAGACTCAGAATTAAAGACATCGACTTTGACAACAAATCACTTTTTGTTTTTCGGGGAAAAGGACAGAAAGACAGATACACATTGCTTCCGACATCTCTGATCGATCCAATTCAAAAACAGATAGAAAAAGTGAAATCCATTCACGCTATTGATCTGTCCGAGGGATTTGGCCTTTCTTCGGTGCCTTCGGCTTTGTTTCGAAAGTATCAGCACTCTTTATCACAGTTTTCATGGCAATACTTATTTCCGTCTACCACTCGGTGTGTGCACCCATATGACGGGTATGAGTGTCGTCACCATATTCATGATACGGCCTATTCTAAACAACTGAGACTTGCCGTAAGAAAATCGGGTATTCACAAGCGTGTGACAGCCCATACTTTTCGACATAGTTTTGCGACAAACTTATTGTTAAGCGGCACAGATATTCGCACCGTCCAGGATCTATTGGGGCATTCGGATTTACGGACGACAGAAATATATACTCATGTTATTGGATCACGAAGAGCCGGTACGGTAAGTCCAATGGATCGGATATAG
- a CDS encoding DUF6210 family protein — translation MNKKIFLDPDGTNESYIGIIFERQTGVTYSQQCGGTDCVVLEVEGYYIPLGGSKVNFEDGLVGVEELTEVFHRGSHCLCGGEPASESWPTQLPADRLKKLEEILESIPYWSEDELTQSTTREPLKLYYSDKRERKHQIMEAWVPVQTKDGIGYLVWQNCD, via the coding sequence ATGAACAAAAAAATATTTTTGGATCCTGATGGGACCAATGAGAGCTACATAGGTATTATCTTTGAGCGTCAAACTGGTGTTACATATAGCCAGCAATGTGGTGGTACTGATTGTGTAGTGTTAGAAGTGGAGGGCTACTATATTCCGCTTGGTGGTTCAAAAGTTAATTTCGAAGATGGTTTGGTTGGTGTAGAAGAGCTAACCGAAGTATTTCATAGAGGGTCTCATTGTTTGTGTGGTGGGGAGCCAGCTTCGGAGAGTTGGCCGACTCAGCTACCAGCAGATAGATTGAAGAAATTAGAGGAAATACTGGAGTCAATTCCGTATTGGAGTGAGGACGAATTAACGCAAAGTACGACTAGAGAGCCGCTTAAGTTATATTACTCCGATAAAAGAGAAAGGAAGCATCAAATTATGGAAGCTTGGGTTCCTGTGCAAACTAAGGATGGAATTGGCTATTTGGTTTGGCAAAATTGTGACTAA
- a CDS encoding IS110 family transposase — MRFYTKSHQYYCGIDLHTKTMYVCILDSDANILIHKNIPTHGKTFLKLLSPYRNDIVVGVECMFSWYWLADLCAKEGIEFILGHALYMRCIHGGKTKNDKKDSEKIARIMRGGDFPLAYAYPAELRPIRDLMRRRAHLVRIKSEIQSHISITNYQYNLTPFEKNIVHKGNREGIADHFQNPSVRLNVETDIAVMDHIHDQINRLENYIIKHAKHYDGRMLYRLKTVPGIGDVLALTIMYEVLSIDRFPTVQTFCSYSRLVKCSKESAGKKLGTSGSRIGNGHLKWAFSEAAALFIRGNDPAKKYLDKLTKKFGKGKALSILAHKLGRAVYFMMKRNDVFDMNYFFRTA; from the coding sequence ATGAGATTTTATACCAAATCCCACCAATATTACTGTGGAATCGATTTGCATACCAAAACCATGTATGTCTGTATTCTTGATTCCGATGCTAACATATTGATTCATAAGAACATACCAACTCATGGCAAGACATTTCTTAAGCTTCTCTCCCCTTACAGAAACGATATCGTTGTCGGTGTTGAGTGTATGTTTTCCTGGTATTGGTTAGCTGATTTATGTGCCAAAGAAGGCATTGAGTTTATTCTGGGGCACGCTCTGTATATGCGCTGCATACACGGTGGTAAAACCAAGAACGACAAAAAGGATTCTGAGAAAATCGCCCGTATTATGCGTGGAGGTGACTTCCCGCTCGCCTATGCCTATCCAGCCGAACTTCGTCCTATTCGGGACTTGATGCGCCGACGTGCGCATTTGGTACGGATTAAGAGTGAAATTCAAAGTCATATCTCCATCACCAATTACCAGTACAACTTAACGCCCTTTGAGAAGAATATTGTTCACAAAGGCAACCGTGAAGGCATCGCCGATCATTTTCAAAACCCATCGGTTCGACTTAATGTGGAAACGGATATCGCCGTTATGGATCATATTCATGATCAAATTAACCGACTGGAAAACTACATTATTAAACATGCAAAACACTATGATGGAAGAATGCTGTATCGGTTAAAAACCGTACCTGGCATTGGTGATGTGTTAGCCCTCACCATTATGTATGAAGTGCTTTCTATTGACCGATTCCCAACGGTACAAACCTTTTGTTCTTACTCTCGGTTAGTCAAGTGCAGCAAAGAGTCAGCGGGTAAAAAACTAGGCACCTCGGGTTCGAGAATAGGTAATGGCCACTTAAAATGGGCCTTTTCAGAAGCGGCGGCATTATTTATTCGAGGCAACGATCCTGCGAAAAAGTATTTGGACAAATTAACGAAGAAATTTGGCAAGGGAAAAGCGCTTTCTATTCTCGCACATAAACTTGGACGTGCCGTTTACTTTATGATGAAACGAAACGATGTGTTTGATATGAACTATTTCTTTCGAACAGCATAG
- a CDS encoding DUF2569 domain-containing protein: protein MTDNNELKGLGGWLVLVGIGVVISPFRLLATFVPTYKPIFEDGTWEALTTVGSEAYTPYFGSLLIGEIAFNTIMVAASVYLIYLFFSKHYLFPKLYIGIVAASLIFIPLDAWIVTKVFPGEPMFDPETTKEFMRSLIASVIWVPYMLVSKRVQATFVESMPNTYMTEPVKDQ from the coding sequence ATGACTGATAATAATGAACTAAAAGGACTAGGTGGCTGGTTGGTCTTGGTAGGGATTGGAGTTGTAATAAGTCCGTTCAGGTTGCTTGCTACGTTTGTTCCGACTTACAAGCCAATCTTTGAAGATGGAACTTGGGAAGCTTTAACTACGGTAGGATCTGAAGCGTATACCCCATATTTTGGTTCGCTGTTAATAGGTGAAATCGCATTTAATACTATAATGGTTGCCGCTTCTGTATATCTAATATATCTGTTCTTTTCAAAGCACTATCTTTTCCCCAAACTATATATAGGCATTGTAGCGGCATCCCTAATATTTATTCCTCTGGACGCTTGGATTGTAACCAAAGTATTTCCTGGTGAGCCCATGTTCGATCCGGAAACAACAAAAGAATTTATGAGATCATTGATTGCCAGTGTCATTTGGGTTCCTTACATGCTTGTTTCAAAAAGAGTCCAAGCAACATTCGTAGAAAGTATGCCTAACACCTATATGACCGAACCTGTCAAAGATCAATAG
- a CDS encoding DUF3592 domain-containing protein translates to MPESIEFIIKLIFVAVGIVGGLYSLYSILLSQAANSWSTVSGKIEFHGVEESRDSDGDLMYEAKVEYSYEFRGRRYTGKRIGFGLGSWNIKWLVWSAYREATKMAPRATVFVNPRNPKLATLLKGIKSFHVVNVLFFTGWNIVVYKVLTSGSI, encoded by the coding sequence ATGCCGGAAAGTATAGAATTCATTATCAAGTTGATTTTTGTGGCTGTAGGGATTGTTGGTGGTTTGTACTCTTTATATTCCATACTGTTGTCTCAAGCCGCTAATTCGTGGAGTACTGTCTCAGGAAAAATTGAATTTCATGGTGTTGAGGAGTCACGAGACAGTGATGGTGACTTGATGTATGAGGCAAAAGTTGAATATTCCTATGAATTTCGAGGTAGAAGATATACTGGCAAAAGAATAGGGTTTGGGCTTGGTTCCTGGAATATCAAATGGTTGGTGTGGTCAGCATATAGAGAGGCTACGAAAATGGCTCCTCGTGCCACAGTATTTGTAAACCCGAGAAACCCAAAGCTAGCCACTTTATTAAAGGGTATTAAATCATTTCATGTTGTGAATGTTCTATTTTTTACGGGGTGGAATATAGTGGTGTATAAAGTCTTAACAAGCGGGTCAATCTGA
- a CDS encoding TonB family protein, with translation MNKVLILVLFLPITVLATKVAPYYPKEALEACVEGYAVLSFEVPSEGIVSNIQVVESYPEGVFGEAAIKNLEKSVSVYANKEAVGKRHEEKFTFEIEGECE, from the coding sequence ATGAATAAAGTACTGATATTAGTTTTGTTTTTACCAATAACGGTACTCGCTACCAAGGTGGCTCCATACTACCCAAAGGAGGCTCTAGAGGCCTGCGTAGAAGGGTATGCAGTTCTCTCTTTTGAGGTTCCTAGTGAAGGAATTGTATCGAATATCCAAGTTGTGGAGTCATATCCAGAAGGAGTGTTCGGCGAAGCGGCTATAAAAAATCTCGAAAAATCAGTTTCAGTGTATGCAAATAAAGAAGCTGTTGGTAAAAGGCATGAAGAGAAATTTACCTTTGAAATAGAGGGTGAGTGTGAGTAG
- a CDS encoding SMI1/KNR4 family protein encodes MNKEFLSKVETFNGQYCSIEIDTELESIALPFWSIAEIESGITLREEWEVPENLIPFQGDWHELFCLDTESGKVVYINDDRDVIFIWPSTEAFIASLSKEELIYDTKPEIISAWIDHDL; translated from the coding sequence TTGAATAAAGAGTTCCTTTCAAAAGTCGAAACATTTAATGGTCAGTATTGTTCAATAGAAATTGATACAGAATTAGAAAGTATCGCTCTGCCTTTTTGGTCAATTGCTGAAATCGAGTCCGGCATAACGTTACGAGAGGAATGGGAAGTTCCTGAGAACTTGATTCCTTTCCAGGGTGACTGGCATGAACTTTTTTGCCTCGATACCGAATCAGGAAAGGTTGTCTACATAAATGACGATCGGGATGTAATTTTTATTTGGCCAAGCACAGAAGCGTTCATTGCTTCTTTATCTAAAGAAGAGCTCATCTACGACACTAAGCCTGAAATAATCAGTGCGTGGATTGATCATGACCTGTAG
- a CDS encoding tyrosine-type recombinase/integrase, which yields MVKLKVSDISHGSSILKRAMVIQQKTAQPVQFEVTQQTREALASWIDSKHLAHNGYLFPSRSKPNRPISTRQYNRIVKSWVSQIGLSPDEYATHSLRRTKATLIYKRTKNIRAVQLLLGHTKLESTVRYLGIEVDDALEMAEQTET from the coding sequence TTGGTAAAGCTTAAGGTTTCTGATATCTCTCATGGCTCAAGCATTTTAAAGCGAGCGATGGTGATTCAGCAGAAAACCGCCCAACCAGTGCAATTTGAAGTCACTCAGCAGACCAGAGAAGCGCTTGCATCCTGGATTGACTCAAAGCACCTTGCCCATAATGGTTACCTGTTCCCAAGCCGATCTAAGCCGAACAGACCTATATCGACGAGGCAATACAACCGAATTGTTAAATCGTGGGTATCTCAAATAGGTCTGTCGCCTGATGAGTATGCTACGCACTCGTTACGCCGAACAAAGGCTACGCTGATTTATAAGCGAACTAAGAACATTCGTGCAGTTCAGTTGCTTCTAGGGCATACCAAGCTTGAAAGTACGGTTCGTTATCTGGGTATTGAAGTTGATGATGCATTGGAGATGGCAGAGCAGACAGAAACATAA
- a CDS encoding pentapeptide repeat-containing protein, with protein sequence MYGEVPDSLREIEKALNASDKADVKFERTKLENDKEADFIFPITFSMLIGIDLAFGGPLHALVGWVFLLPNHTYLYVSSILPLITLFIVRIAKEKLPEKVFFFGAAILIYGGVMYVLAGAAQLWRMPVIPFGIITLVMGAVLTREGILIIRSQVPVNRTKLKYFLSGFFCFFLASTIYVQPWKLVINMPNVSDVELENLDLSGYQFNLVTFKNVSLRNVDFSGASLIGIDFKDVDLTGASFLSAKVENSSFDKVNLSKADFSRARVYQTDFESSNLSGSRFSNTTIGRTHIKNSLLCNAAFVGYMGSFYGWSGSTVNRSSIPTGGILGDCCGGVDELTIVEDELCNEGSFLKIKN encoded by the coding sequence ATGTACGGTGAAGTACCCGACTCACTAAGGGAAATCGAAAAAGCGTTAAACGCAAGTGACAAAGCGGACGTCAAATTTGAACGAACCAAACTTGAGAACGACAAGGAAGCTGATTTTATCTTCCCAATCACTTTTTCAATGCTTATTGGTATCGACCTCGCTTTTGGAGGGCCACTACACGCTTTGGTAGGTTGGGTTTTTCTTCTGCCAAATCATACTTATCTCTATGTTTCATCCATCTTGCCTTTAATTACCTTGTTTATTGTCAGAATTGCCAAGGAAAAGCTGCCAGAGAAGGTGTTTTTCTTTGGGGCAGCTATTTTGATATACGGTGGCGTGATGTACGTTTTAGCTGGCGCTGCTCAGTTATGGCGTATGCCTGTTATCCCCTTTGGGATAATTACTTTGGTTATGGGAGCAGTATTGACAAGGGAAGGTATCTTAATAATAAGAAGCCAAGTCCCCGTCAATCGTACCAAATTAAAATACTTTTTATCCGGTTTTTTCTGCTTTTTCCTGGCTTCCACTATATATGTCCAACCATGGAAGTTAGTTATAAACATGCCAAATGTTTCGGATGTGGAGTTGGAAAATCTAGATCTTAGTGGCTATCAATTTAACTTAGTCACGTTTAAAAATGTAAGCTTAAGAAATGTAGATTTCTCTGGTGCATCATTAATCGGGATTGATTTTAAGGATGTCGATTTAACCGGTGCAAGCTTTTTATCCGCAAAAGTTGAAAACTCATCTTTTGATAAGGTCAATCTAAGCAAAGCTGACTTCTCTAGAGCGCGGGTATATCAAACTGATTTTGAAAGCAGCAACTTGAGTGGTTCTAGATTTTCTAATACGACCATAGGACGTACCCATATAAAAAACAGCCTGCTTTGCAATGCAGCCTTTGTAGGCTATATGGGAAGCTTTTACGGATGGAGTGGGTCAACAGTGAACAGATCTTCCATTCCTACAGGTGGGATTTTGGGTGACTGCTGTGGAGGAGTGGATGAACTAACTATTGTAGAAGATGAGCTATGTAATGAAGGAAGCTTTCTAAAAATAAAAAATTAA
- a CDS encoding DUF4275 family protein, translating into MEFTDIKPGQVIKIYSHLESKEIERSWMAIFCKNKTGLNTKDYKWHIFSGGGYPSLEADEAQEAYESHVSAKYVVMPNNGEPALLTDERPSNLNYYDVYVFPENMAWTMAFTHEEGWLGPYFAKHPSYTQLEKENEKYKEKLKQIEIARNRGWM; encoded by the coding sequence GTGGAATTTACAGATATAAAACCAGGGCAGGTGATAAAAATATATAGCCATCTTGAATCTAAAGAAATAGAGCGTTCGTGGATGGCTATCTTCTGCAAAAATAAGACTGGGTTGAATACAAAAGATTATAAGTGGCACATATTTAGCGGTGGAGGATATCCATCTCTGGAAGCTGATGAGGCGCAGGAGGCATATGAATCTCATGTGTCTGCTAAGTACGTTGTAATGCCTAATAATGGTGAACCGGCCTTATTAACAGATGAGAGGCCATCAAATCTAAATTATTATGATGTTTATGTTTTTCCCGAGAATATGGCTTGGACAATGGCATTTACTCACGAGGAAGGTTGGCTTGGGCCATACTTTGCCAAGCATCCAAGTTATACTCAGCTTGAAAAAGAAAATGAAAAATACAAAGAGAAGCTAAAGCAAATCGAAATAGCAAGAAATAGAGGTTGGATGTAG
- a CDS encoding thiocillin family RiPP, with protein MDKLDNMNHAFDLSLKVNAQDELLVEEMSAEVQAFSCAGTFGCAGSFGGTAGSFGTFGCASI; from the coding sequence ATGGATAAATTAGACAATATGAATCACGCTTTTGATCTTTCTCTTAAAGTTAATGCTCAAGACGAGCTTTTAGTTGAAGAGATGTCTGCTGAGGTTCAAGCATTCTCATGTGCAGGTACTTTCGGTTGTGCTGGTTCTTTCGGCGGAACTGCTGGTAGCTTCGGTACTTTCGGTTGCGCTTCTATCTAA
- a CDS encoding ABC transporter ATP-binding protein, producing MLEVKKISKSYSGVEVLKGVDLYARPGEIVGVLGPNGAGKTTLLEIIEGLIQADSGDIELDKIQLGIRRNNTSKSMAVVLQTTPLPPFMTAEELMQLFSASYSTCIKKSRELLSVVGLESKKEVSINTLSVGQKQRLGIALALAAEPDILFADEPSSALDPQARRIVWGLLKDYVASGEKTVILSTQHMDEAETLCTRVYLLSEGRIRSQGTPEEMVRENAPGCVISFQTSGELSDSLLKLENIEKTGFIDGLQKFEIIAKDGHEIARVMRVLTSDESVDVSSINIKRNTLEDVFIKLTGRSLRD from the coding sequence TTGTTAGAAGTTAAAAAAATTAGCAAAAGCTACTCGGGTGTTGAAGTATTAAAAGGTGTGGATCTTTACGCTCGCCCCGGAGAGATTGTGGGAGTGTTAGGTCCAAATGGTGCAGGGAAAACTACACTTCTCGAAATAATTGAAGGTCTGATTCAGGCGGATTCAGGTGATATAGAGTTAGATAAAATTCAGTTAGGGATACGTCGAAATAATACTAGTAAGTCCATGGCTGTGGTGCTTCAAACTACTCCTTTACCGCCGTTTATGACAGCAGAAGAGTTAATGCAACTATTTTCTGCCTCCTATTCCACGTGCATAAAAAAAAGTAGGGAATTGCTTTCAGTCGTCGGTTTGGAAAGTAAAAAAGAAGTTTCAATTAATACACTTTCAGTGGGGCAAAAGCAACGACTAGGTATAGCTTTGGCATTGGCTGCTGAACCAGATATTCTATTTGCGGATGAGCCAAGTTCTGCGTTGGATCCTCAAGCAAGGCGTATTGTGTGGGGCTTGTTGAAAGACTATGTGGCTTCAGGCGAAAAAACCGTTATTTTAAGTACTCAACACATGGATGAAGCGGAGACGCTTTGTACTCGTGTTTACTTGTTAAGTGAAGGGCGAATTCGCTCTCAAGGAACGCCGGAGGAAATGGTAAGAGAAAATGCACCCGGCTGTGTTATAAGTTTTCAAACAAGCGGCGAATTATCCGACAGCTTGCTAAAACTGGAAAATATAGAGAAGACTGGTTTTATAGATGGGTTGCAAAAATTTGAAATTATTGCAAAAGATGGACATGAGATAGCGCGGGTTATGAGAGTGCTAACCAGTGATGAGTCTGTAGATGTATCGAGTATAAATATTAAAAGAAATACACTGGAAGATGTATTTATTAAACTAACTGGACGTTCGTTAAGGGACTAA
- a CDS encoding ABC transporter permease: MQVFYIFFKKSLMLHRRSFFAAMMSFGFPLVFFFLFALSPNGEKEILARIAIVDQSNGSPEYERFVDAVKYFQGVKVSNLKDFDDAKISRNLDEYSYVVVFNEGEDVAVDVYTHKDKYKSTKLVSNAIEQSFNSMQGLQSKLSVNYNTVESKKISQKEFALVGVLALALLQLAMYSTAMPLLQERGEGVMRVFKLLPISPLTMFLGDVSAKIVIGFVQVIVLLFLMVYIADISLPGSIAGLILAIFSSTLVMISIGYAIGGVLPNHHIGTHVITFTNLYMLFMGEIFTTVSNIEVLRPFVMINPVAYVSNLLRVVMYSSEGFLSVPGLLVGMLTFVLVSIMLVVCFFKYDTNNR, encoded by the coding sequence ATGCAGGTATTTTATATTTTCTTTAAAAAGTCTCTTATGCTTCATCGCCGAAGTTTCTTTGCTGCTATGATGAGTTTCGGATTTCCTTTGGTTTTTTTCTTTCTGTTTGCTCTAAGTCCGAATGGTGAAAAAGAGATATTGGCAAGAATTGCTATTGTGGATCAAAGCAATGGTTCTCCTGAGTATGAGAGATTTGTTGACGCCGTTAAATATTTTCAAGGTGTTAAAGTATCAAATTTAAAAGATTTTGATGATGCTAAAATTAGTCGAAATCTTGATGAATATTCATATGTCGTTGTATTTAACGAGGGGGAGGATGTTGCTGTTGATGTTTATACCCACAAAGATAAATACAAATCGACTAAGCTAGTTTCTAATGCTATTGAACAATCATTCAATAGCATGCAGGGACTGCAATCCAAATTATCTGTTAATTATAATACTGTTGAATCTAAAAAAATAAGTCAGAAAGAGTTCGCCTTAGTAGGTGTTCTTGCTCTTGCTCTGCTCCAACTGGCTATGTACTCAACGGCGATGCCTCTTCTCCAAGAACGGGGGGAGGGAGTTATGAGAGTATTTAAGTTGCTTCCAATAAGCCCATTAACAATGTTTTTAGGTGATGTGTCGGCCAAAATTGTTATCGGTTTTGTTCAGGTGATAGTGTTACTTTTTTTAATGGTTTATATAGCCGATATTAGCTTGCCGGGCTCTATTGCCGGTTTGATTTTGGCTATATTTTCTTCCACCTTGGTAATGATCTCAATAGGGTATGCAATTGGGGGAGTTCTACCTAATCATCACATAGGCACCCATGTGATCACCTTTACCAACCTTTACATGCTGTTTATGGGTGAAATATTTACAACAGTTTCAAATATCGAAGTGCTACGACCATTTGTAATGATAAATCCAGTAGCATATGTTTCAAACTTACTCCGTGTTGTCATGTACTCATCAGAAGGGTTCCTTTCTGTACCGGGTTTGTTGGTTGGTATGCTTACTTTTGTTCTAGTTTCAATAATGCTTGTGGTTTGTTTCTTTAAATACGATACCAATAATCGTTAA
- a CDS encoding YcaO-like family protein: protein MEYPQPHDLIEKYPFMRLVGSGGGVVGDPTWRNTNDPGAIDIPLCTVPVGELSRCYSNVSTISGKHLDSYALCGVGCDPNQEIALVKAVAESLERYASCILLPSETKIASANQLGDTALEWSKWPSFSQSELNDPYSIVQAFNPARPTRWVKGVSLTEGREMFVPAVMSHLFPRPLSKDSYWIQISTGVAAHTNIKKAIVSGILEVIERDMTSLVWMGQLPLKEVLIDKTALPSDCNAYFKALEASQFELKFYDATSDIGVPILYGLARRPNHPSMASVVSCAADFDKYAACSSIIREVSAASYMLEYAPSDLPVDTMDFRRLEDGLRYYGLPKNSKDFDFLTKGNGTILIEEVATGLSHDIYGVEQYKQLDYSSLELDWLIKKLKSKGMDLVVVDLTTDDLAAEGFYVIRAIIPQLMPMSTVSRSRYLGHSRLYDYCRDYRKMDFTEANVNPCPQPFA from the coding sequence ATGGAATATCCACAACCACATGACCTTATCGAAAAGTACCCATTTATGCGTCTAGTTGGCTCCGGTGGTGGTGTTGTTGGTGATCCTACCTGGAGAAATACTAACGACCCAGGAGCAATAGATATTCCGTTATGTACAGTACCTGTGGGGGAATTATCCCGTTGTTACTCAAACGTATCGACTATTTCGGGGAAGCATTTGGATTCCTATGCATTATGTGGTGTCGGCTGTGATCCTAACCAGGAAATTGCCTTGGTAAAAGCTGTAGCAGAATCATTAGAAAGATATGCCTCTTGTATTCTGCTACCCAGTGAAACAAAAATCGCTTCTGCAAACCAGTTAGGTGATACGGCTCTTGAATGGTCAAAATGGCCATCTTTTTCCCAATCAGAATTAAATGATCCATATAGTATCGTTCAAGCATTTAACCCAGCTAGACCAACTCGTTGGGTGAAGGGAGTCTCATTAACGGAGGGGCGTGAAATGTTTGTGCCCGCAGTAATGAGCCATTTGTTTCCAAGGCCGTTAAGCAAAGATTCATACTGGATTCAAATTTCCACCGGTGTTGCTGCTCATACAAATATAAAGAAAGCGATCGTTTCCGGTATTTTGGAAGTGATAGAAAGGGATATGACTTCATTGGTCTGGATGGGGCAACTCCCCCTAAAGGAAGTTTTAATTGATAAGACGGCACTGCCTTCGGATTGTAATGCCTATTTCAAAGCGCTAGAAGCTTCTCAGTTTGAGCTGAAGTTCTATGATGCGACAAGCGATATTGGTGTTCCAATTTTATATGGATTGGCGAGGAGGCCAAATCATCCATCAATGGCTAGTGTCGTTAGTTGTGCAGCTGATTTTGATAAATATGCAGCCTGTTCTTCAATTATTAGGGAAGTATCGGCAGCCTCTTATATGTTGGAGTACGCTCCAAGCGATCTTCCAGTCGATACAATGGACTTTAGACGGTTGGAAGACGGTTTGCGCTACTACGGATTGCCAAAAAACTCGAAAGACTTTGATTTTTTAACCAAAGGTAACGGAACAATTCTAATAGAAGAAGTGGCGACAGGTTTATCTCATGATATATATGGCGTCGAACAATATAAGCAACTTGATTATTCGAGCTTAGAGCTTGACTGGTTAATTAAAAAACTAAAGTCGAAAGGTATGGATCTTGTCGTTGTGGATCTTACAACTGATGATTTAGCTGCAGAGGGATTTTACGTTATTCGAGCGATAATACCTCAATTGATGCCTATGAGTACAGTGTCTAGGTCTCGCTATCTTGGTCATTCCAGATTATACGATTATTGTCGAGATTACAGAAAAATGGATTTTACGGAGGCAAATGTAAACCCATGTCCACAACCCTTTGCTTAG